From the Desulfobacteraceae bacterium genome, one window contains:
- a CDS encoding sigma 54-interacting transcriptional regulator: protein MKTKRITKTSAERDRAVARRPAAPTPTDTILESISDGVFTVDPDWRITSFNRAAEEITGVPRSEALGRRCSEVFRSSMCGADCALQETLKTDKPIIGKSGFIIDAEGERRPISVSTAVLRDADGRVIGGAETFRDLSEVEALRRELEGRFRVGDLVSRSPLMQRVFEVLPAIAVSPSTVLILGETGTGKELVARTLHDLSLRRKGPFVAVNCGALPDTLLESELFGYKAGAFTGAQRDKPGRFAMAKGGTLFLDEIGEISPALQVRLLRVLQERTYEPLGATRSEPADARILVATNRNLAELTRRGTFREDLYYRINVVRVELPPLRRRKEDIPFLVEEFIRRFNRLHRKSIQGIGAEALSLLMAHDWPGNVRELENVIERAFILCREKVIDIPHLPEELTARGVPSPASTGIQSAHDLLDARCLQLALERNDFNRAAAARELGIHKSTFFRKIRKLGITLPAANGRSHRHK from the coding sequence ATGAAGACCAAACGAATTACCAAAACGTCCGCTGAACGTGACCGCGCGGTGGCCAGGCGACCGGCTGCGCCCACACCCACCGACACCATTCTGGAAAGCATCTCCGACGGGGTTTTCACGGTGGATCCGGACTGGCGCATCACCTCGTTCAACCGCGCAGCCGAGGAGATTACGGGTGTACCGCGTTCCGAAGCCCTCGGCCGGCGCTGCTCGGAGGTGTTCCGCTCCAGCATGTGCGGGGCGGATTGCGCCCTGCAAGAGACCCTCAAGACAGACAAGCCGATCATCGGCAAATCCGGCTTCATCATCGACGCCGAGGGCGAGCGCAGGCCCATCAGCGTCTCCACCGCGGTTCTGCGCGATGCCGATGGGCGGGTGATCGGGGGCGCGGAAACCTTCCGCGATCTCTCCGAGGTGGAGGCCCTGCGCCGCGAACTGGAAGGCCGGTTCCGGGTGGGCGATCTGGTGAGTCGCAGCCCGCTGATGCAGCGGGTCTTCGAGGTCCTGCCGGCCATCGCCGTCAGCCCCAGCACGGTGCTGATTCTGGGGGAGACCGGCACCGGCAAGGAGCTGGTGGCCCGCACCCTCCACGATCTGAGTCTGCGGCGCAAGGGGCCGTTTGTGGCGGTCAACTGCGGGGCGCTGCCGGACACCCTGCTCGAATCCGAGCTTTTCGGCTACAAGGCCGGGGCGTTCACCGGGGCCCAGCGCGACAAGCCCGGACGGTTCGCGATGGCCAAAGGCGGAACGCTTTTTCTGGACGAAATCGGTGAGATCAGCCCGGCCCTGCAGGTGCGCCTGCTGCGGGTGCTGCAGGAGCGGACCTATGAACCTTTAGGTGCCACCCGCAGCGAACCCGCTGATGCCCGCATTCTGGTCGCCACCAACCGCAACCTGGCCGAGCTGACCCGCCGGGGGACATTCCGCGAAGACCTCTACTACCGCATCAACGTGGTGCGCGTGGAGCTTCCGCCGCTGCGCCGGCGCAAGGAGGACATTCCGTTTCTGGTGGAGGAATTCATCCGGCGCTTCAACCGGCTGCACCGCAAATCCATCCAGGGCATCGGGGCCGAAGCGCTATCGCTTCTGATGGCCCATGATTGGCCCGGCAACGTCCGCGAACTGGAAAACGTCATCGAACGGGCCTTCATCCTCTGCAGGGAGAAGGTGATCGACATCCCCCACCTGCCCGAGGAACTGACCGCACGGGGAGTCCCTTCCCCGGCATCCACCGGCATCCAGAGCGCCCACGACCTGCTGGACGCCCGCTGCCTGCAGCTGGCCCTGGAGCGCAACGACTTCAACCGCGCGGCCGCCGCTCGCGAGCTGGGGATCCACAAGAGCACCTTTTTCCGCAAAATCAGGAAACTGGGCATCACCCTGCCGGCCGCCAACGGTCGATCCCATCGGCATAAATAG
- a CDS encoding CGGC domain-containing protein, which yields MAKIGLIRCEKNEARCPLTGCLNSLKNGVEGFSGHDHLELVGIFTCHCPGDDAVALAKILKSKGADTIHFCTCTFAHREDGKWVAGDGFCDHTDEILQRVASAVQLPCVKGTAHLPENYQPQVFV from the coding sequence ATGGCGAAAATCGGATTGATCCGCTGTGAAAAAAACGAGGCCCGCTGCCCGCTGACCGGCTGTCTGAACAGTCTCAAAAACGGGGTCGAGGGCTTCTCCGGTCATGACCACCTGGAACTTGTGGGCATCTTCACCTGCCACTGCCCGGGAGACGATGCGGTCGCACTGGCCAAGATCCTGAAAAGCAAAGGCGCCGACACGATCCACTTCTGCACCTGCACCTTCGCCCACCGCGAAGACGGTAAATGGGTCGCCGGCGACGGCTTTTGCGATCACACGGACGAGATCCTGCAGCGCGTTGCCAGCGCGGTGCAGCTGCCGTGCGTCAAAGGGACGGCCCATCTGCCGGAGAACTATCAGCCCCAGGTGTTCGTGTGA